From a single Pseudocalidococcus azoricus BACA0444 genomic region:
- a CDS encoding ABC transporter substrate-binding protein gives MVKIGLIPNLTRTVQHLSCLVLLGTTLWGCSQSQGTSSAGNSASELPIGVALALTGNASLYGQESLNGIKVAETRFNAQKLTTPPIRMVIQDTGSDEAGAVNAFQTLINQANVLGIIGPTLSQQAFSADPIAERAGVPVVAPSNTAVGIPEIGLFISRVSAPVSVVAPAAIKAALKLNPQLKRVAVFYAQDDAFSRSETEIFQKTLKAQGLEIVTVQKGQTTDTDFQSQVSNALRLNPDLVVISGLAADGGNLIRQLRELNYKGLIIGGNGVNTVNLFPVCRAACDGVLVAQAYSPENPSPTNQTFRQAFEAQLQQVPSQFSAQAYTAAQVLVESLNALGKTNDLATMPRGELRQKLNQQLLQGTYDTPLGEIKFTPNGDVIQRQFYVGQIQMNPDGNSGKFALLQVTETEPSHSVNP, from the coding sequence ATGGTCAAAATCGGCTTAATTCCCAACCTCACCCGTACTGTCCAGCACCTATCCTGTTTGGTTTTATTGGGAACCACCCTCTGGGGATGTAGCCAAAGCCAAGGAACAAGCAGCGCTGGCAATAGTGCCTCAGAGTTACCCATTGGAGTAGCCTTAGCCTTAACGGGCAATGCCTCCCTCTATGGGCAAGAGTCTCTCAATGGCATCAAGGTGGCAGAAACCCGATTTAATGCCCAAAAACTGACAACTCCCCCAATTCGGATGGTCATTCAAGATACGGGCAGCGATGAGGCTGGGGCGGTCAATGCCTTTCAAACCTTGATTAACCAGGCCAATGTTTTGGGAATTATCGGCCCAACTCTGTCCCAGCAGGCCTTTAGTGCGGATCCGATTGCGGAGCGGGCGGGTGTACCGGTGGTGGCTCCTTCCAATACGGCAGTGGGTATTCCTGAAATCGGCCTGTTTATCAGTCGGGTTTCTGCGCCTGTCTCGGTGGTGGCCCCTGCAGCGATCAAAGCAGCCTTAAAGCTGAATCCGCAACTTAAACGGGTGGCTGTTTTTTATGCTCAAGATGATGCCTTTAGCCGTTCCGAAACCGAAATTTTCCAGAAAACCTTAAAAGCGCAAGGCCTGGAGATTGTCACGGTACAAAAGGGGCAAACCACCGATACGGATTTTCAGTCCCAAGTTAGTAATGCCCTGCGCCTAAACCCTGATTTGGTCGTGATCTCCGGCCTGGCTGCCGATGGTGGCAATTTAATTCGCCAATTACGAGAACTAAACTACAAAGGCTTAATTATTGGTGGGAATGGGGTGAATACCGTTAACTTATTTCCAGTTTGTCGGGCTGCTTGTGATGGTGTTCTGGTGGCCCAGGCCTACAGCCCCGAAAATCCAAGCCCCACCAATCAAACCTTTCGGCAAGCCTTTGAAGCTCAGTTGCAACAAGTCCCATCCCAATTCAGTGCCCAGGCCTACACCGCCGCCCAAGTCTTAGTTGAATCTCTCAATGCTCTGGGTAAAACCAATGATCTAGCCACCATGCCCCGCGGCGAATTGCGCCAAAAGCTCAATCAGCAACTCCTCCAAGGCACCTATGACACACCTCTGGGGGAAATTAAGTTCACCCCCAATGGGGATGTCATTCAGCGGCAGTTCTATGTCGGGCAAATCCAAATGAATCCTGATGGTAACAGTGGTAAATTTGCCCTACTCCAAGTCACGGAAACAGAACCGAGCCACTCAGTCAATCCCTAA
- a CDS encoding helix-turn-helix domain-containing protein: protein MPALSLDLRERIVKSYEEGTTSIRKLAERFQVSKTTVHKLIILKRETGQLAPKRPNGGKPSPLVGKEAEGMAMVVEHPDYTLSEYCQEWLERTGMDIAVTVDLGID, encoded by the coding sequence ATGCCAGCCTTATCCCTGGATTTGCGGGAGCGAATCGTGAAGTCCTATGAAGAAGGAACAACCTCCATCCGCAAACTAGCTGAGCGGTTCCAAGTAAGTAAAACCACTGTCCACAAGCTAATTATTTTGAAACGGGAGACGGGACAACTTGCACCCAAACGCCCGAATGGTGGCAAACCTAGTCCCCTAGTCGGGAAAGAAGCAGAAGGAATGGCGATGGTGGTGGAACATCCAGACTACACCTTGTCAGAATATTGCCAGGAGTGGCTAGAGCGAACCGGGATGGATATTGCCGTAACAGTTGACTTAGGGATTGACTGA
- a CDS encoding sensor domain-containing protein, with amino-acid sequence MFTDLIGDFAQLLALHTDDLICVHEPDGSYLYLTPSCKDLLGYDPEELVGSTPYFLFHPDDVEAIRAGPHALALEGVTNVCITYRMRKKSGGYIWLETLSRPILDEAGNVLLIITTSRDVTQRRLVEKQLNANEQLLETFFSQSLDACFFKLLPRPLNWQHEPNREAAIEYALFNLRITKVNDATCTMYRAGREQLLGLCFGDFFRDNLDTGRRVLKALFNLGRFQTELHLQRLDGSWMWLDCNFVCLYDERGWIRGCFDVKKDITEQKEARLKLEEAYATVTQVLESTTDGFFSVDQDWSITYVNQNFEEILGIKRAEILGKNLWEQFTDVQGTLFETEYRRAMTEKVPVEFEEFYPGTNHWYAVRAYPTASGLSTYFQNITERKLAEMQLSKINNQLTTVLESTTDGFFNLSSDEKITYCNSKFVETVNISKEQLIGRNIWELFSDALGTPFEIKFKQALSEQIPVELEEFYPGLGRWFYVKAYPVDFGLAVYFQDVTNRRIAEAKLAEVNQELSSVLESTTDAFISVDHQGLLTYVNRNFEHRTGLTRAQLLGHTPWDVFPDLQHTAFFQAIEQAQGNHQPQKVEYFCPYTQTWFLANIYPTPGGFSIYLQDVTAQKKQEAERQRQSDLTELLLRLSIQVRESLEVPKILQTTVDEVRQFLDVNRVIVYQFLPDWSGKIVAEAVDNPDYALLNQIIYDPCFGASQVGPYRLGRISQVMNIHDSAMNPCYVEFLAQFQVQANLVVPIIYQDQLLGLLIAQDCQQPRAWQEDEVNLLKQLATQVGIAVSRAKLVTALKEQEARYRAIVEDQTELIYRCSPDGVLTFANAAFCRYLHLIEPGDVKADHCYFDQAVRHPFNEVETARFAQQLAALTPAHPVSSIECYVDLPNGDQAWYEWTMRALYDSTNQLREYQCLGREITRRKKVEFQLIHDALYDSLTGLPNRVLLLERLNQAWNRYRRHPDCPFVLLFIDVDRFKRINDSLGHQAGDQILMTLAERLQMVLRATDTLARLSGDEFVLLAEDINPGTDLDHLIGRLQQTAEQPITIYDNLIKLTLSIGVAWSSAAYSQPDELLRDADIAMYQAKLRGRHQCLTFTPEMHLEAQFTLSLESELRSAILTAQASDPLLSFAYDSAPAQPALQVFYQPIVNLATRKVIGLEALCRWFHPIRGVISPAEFIPLAEETGLILPLGQWVLKTAAAQFSQWYQALGPGNVPKLSVNLAPQQFLQSNLVNDVADILETYNVPPQYLHLEITETAMMTSLDVVVRVAQQLQNLGVFLNIDDFGTGYSSLSRLHQLPIQALKIDRSFVQRLDPNVFPLWDFEEPIPSQASCDIIQAMLSLGQSLEMDVIAEGVETETQAQALRELGCHYAQGFLFYAPLSVHQTATLLHDQARTNSNITA; translated from the coding sequence ATGTTTACAGACCTAATTGGAGATTTCGCCCAACTTTTAGCCTTGCATACCGATGACTTAATCTGTGTGCATGAGCCGGATGGCAGCTATTTATATTTAACGCCGTCCTGTAAAGATTTATTGGGCTATGACCCGGAAGAGTTAGTGGGTAGTACCCCCTATTTTCTGTTTCATCCCGATGATGTTGAAGCCATTCGTGCCGGCCCCCATGCCTTAGCCTTAGAGGGTGTGACTAATGTTTGCATTACTTACCGGATGCGGAAAAAATCTGGGGGCTACATTTGGCTAGAAACCTTAAGTCGGCCGATTCTCGATGAAGCGGGGAATGTCCTGCTCATTATTACCACCTCCCGCGATGTTACCCAACGCCGTTTAGTTGAAAAGCAACTCAATGCCAATGAACAACTCTTAGAAACGTTTTTTAGTCAATCCTTAGATGCTTGTTTCTTCAAACTATTACCCAGACCCCTGAATTGGCAACATGAACCCAATCGGGAAGCCGCGATTGAATATGCCCTGTTTAATCTGCGAATTACGAAAGTTAATGATGCCACTTGTACGATGTATCGGGCTGGACGCGAGCAACTCTTAGGTCTGTGTTTTGGTGACTTCTTCCGAGACAATTTGGATACGGGGCGGCGGGTCTTAAAGGCTCTGTTTAATCTGGGACGATTTCAAACTGAACTGCATTTACAACGCCTAGATGGTTCTTGGATGTGGCTGGATTGTAATTTTGTTTGTCTTTACGATGAACGGGGGTGGATTCGGGGTTGCTTTGATGTCAAGAAGGATATTACCGAACAAAAAGAGGCGCGCCTGAAACTCGAAGAAGCCTATGCCACCGTGACTCAGGTTTTGGAAAGTACGACTGATGGCTTTTTTAGCGTGGATCAAGACTGGAGTATCACCTACGTCAACCAGAACTTTGAAGAAATACTTGGCATCAAGCGCGCTGAAATTTTAGGGAAAAACCTATGGGAGCAATTTACGGATGTTCAGGGGACACTGTTTGAGACTGAGTATCGGCGGGCCATGACGGAAAAGGTTCCCGTAGAATTTGAAGAATTTTATCCAGGGACGAATCATTGGTATGCGGTACGGGCCTATCCAACAGCATCAGGCCTCTCGACTTATTTTCAGAATATTACTGAGCGGAAGTTGGCCGAGATGCAGCTTTCCAAAATCAATAATCAATTAACAACAGTTCTAGAAAGTACAACCGATGGCTTCTTTAACCTCAGTTCTGATGAGAAAATTACCTACTGCAACTCAAAGTTTGTAGAAACTGTTAACATCAGCAAGGAGCAACTCATTGGTCGTAATATCTGGGAATTATTTAGCGATGCCCTGGGAACGCCCTTTGAAATTAAATTTAAACAGGCCCTCTCTGAACAGATTCCCGTAGAGTTAGAAGAGTTTTATCCAGGCCTGGGGCGGTGGTTTTATGTCAAAGCCTATCCGGTTGATTTTGGGTTAGCCGTTTATTTCCAAGATGTTACGAATCGCCGGATTGCCGAAGCCAAATTAGCTGAAGTCAACCAGGAATTAAGCTCAGTTTTGGAAAGTACAACTGATGCTTTTATTTCCGTGGATCACCAAGGCCTGCTCACCTATGTCAATCGTAACTTCGAGCACAGAACAGGCCTAACGCGGGCACAATTGCTGGGTCATACCCCTTGGGATGTCTTTCCAGACCTGCAGCATACGGCTTTTTTCCAGGCCATCGAGCAAGCCCAGGGTAACCATCAGCCCCAAAAAGTGGAATACTTTTGTCCCTATACCCAAACCTGGTTTTTGGCCAATATTTACCCAACTCCAGGGGGCTTCTCGATTTACTTACAGGATGTCACGGCCCAGAAAAAACAGGAAGCCGAACGTCAACGCCAAAGTGACCTAACTGAATTACTGTTACGTTTAAGTATTCAGGTACGCGAGTCCTTAGAAGTGCCCAAAATTCTCCAAACAACCGTGGATGAGGTGCGCCAATTCCTGGATGTGAATCGGGTCATTGTCTATCAATTCCTCCCCGATTGGTCTGGGAAAATTGTCGCTGAGGCGGTCGATAATCCTGATTATGCCTTGCTCAACCAAATCATTTACGATCCCTGTTTTGGGGCATCCCAGGTCGGGCCTTATCGCTTGGGACGGATTTCCCAGGTCATGAACATCCACGACTCGGCTATGAATCCCTGTTATGTGGAGTTTTTAGCCCAATTTCAAGTCCAGGCCAACCTTGTTGTACCCATCATTTATCAAGATCAGTTATTAGGTCTCTTGATTGCTCAGGACTGTCAACAGCCGCGGGCCTGGCAGGAGGATGAAGTCAACCTATTAAAGCAATTGGCTACCCAAGTGGGGATTGCTGTCAGTCGCGCCAAATTAGTAACGGCCTTAAAAGAACAGGAAGCGCGCTATCGGGCCATTGTTGAGGATCAAACCGAACTCATTTATCGCTGTAGCCCCGATGGGGTTTTAACCTTTGCTAATGCTGCGTTTTGTCGCTATCTCCACCTGATCGAACCTGGGGACGTGAAAGCTGATCATTGTTATTTTGACCAGGCCGTGCGCCATCCTTTTAATGAAGTGGAAACAGCCCGGTTTGCCCAACAACTGGCGGCTCTAACTCCAGCCCATCCCGTGAGTTCGATTGAATGTTATGTGGATTTACCCAATGGCGACCAGGCCTGGTATGAGTGGACAATGCGCGCCCTCTATGACAGCACCAATCAATTACGTGAATATCAGTGCCTTGGCCGTGAAATTACCCGCCGCAAAAAAGTTGAGTTTCAGCTCATTCATGATGCTCTCTATGATTCTCTGACTGGCCTGCCCAATCGGGTGTTGTTGTTAGAGCGTCTGAACCAGGCCTGGAACCGTTACCGCCGCCATCCCGATTGCCCCTTTGTTTTGCTGTTTATTGACGTGGATCGGTTTAAGCGGATTAACGATAGTTTGGGACACCAGGCCGGTGATCAAATCCTCATGACCTTGGCCGAACGTTTGCAAATGGTCTTAAGAGCCACCGATACCCTAGCCCGCCTCAGTGGGGATGAATTTGTGCTCTTGGCTGAAGATATTAATCCTGGAACAGACTTAGACCATTTGATTGGGCGACTCCAACAAACAGCGGAACAACCAATCACGATCTATGACAATCTGATCAAACTCACCTTGAGTATTGGCGTGGCCTGGAGTTCAGCAGCCTATAGTCAACCTGATGAGTTACTCCGGGATGCTGATATTGCCATGTACCAGGCCAAGCTGCGGGGGCGGCATCAGTGTTTGACCTTTACTCCAGAAATGCACCTGGAAGCCCAATTTACCCTGAGTTTAGAAAGTGAACTCCGCAGTGCCATCCTGACAGCCCAGGCCAGTGATCCCCTCCTCAGCTTTGCCTATGATTCGGCCCCAGCCCAACCCGCCCTGCAAGTGTTCTATCAACCCATCGTCAATCTGGCAACCCGGAAAGTCATTGGACTGGAAGCTCTTTGCCGCTGGTTTCATCCAATTCGTGGAGTCATTTCCCCGGCTGAGTTTATTCCCCTAGCTGAAGAAACCGGCCTGATTTTACCCCTGGGCCAATGGGTCTTAAAAACCGCCGCCGCCCAGTTTAGTCAGTGGTATCAAGCCTTAGGGCCTGGGAATGTCCCAAAACTCAGCGTTAATTTAGCTCCCCAGCAATTTCTCCAGAGTAATCTTGTCAATGATGTGGCCGATATTCTTGAAACCTATAATGTACCGCCCCAATACCTCCATCTGGAAATTACTGAAACTGCGATGATGACGAGCCTCGATGTGGTGGTACGGGTGGCCCAACAACTGCAAAATTTAGGGGTCTTTTTGAACATTGATGATTTTGGTACAGGTTACTCGTCTCTCAGTCGGCTGCATCAATTACCCATCCAGGCCTTGAAAATAGATCGTTCGTTTGTGCAGCGTTTAGACCCAAATGTGTTTCCACTTTGGGATTTTGAAGAACCAATCCCCTCCCAAGCCAGTTGTGACATTATCCAAGCCATGTTGAGTTTAGGCCAGAGCTTAGAAATGGATGTGATTGCCGAAGGAGTCGAAACCGAAACCCAGGCCCAGGCCTTACGGGAACTTGGTTGTCACTATGCCCAAGGCTTTCTTTTCTACGCCCCGTTAAGTGTCCACCAAACTGCAACCCTCCTCCACGACCAGGCCAGGACAAACAGCAACATCACGGCCTAA
- a CDS encoding LolA-like protein, with amino-acid sequence MFSHRFSTALCLFCCGIAIPLLAPVAKATPVYLSRSPVDLSLLKAGIKTFWQTPACVTQSTLTINGSSTGVSFTGKANLQALSQLPNQFRVEVEFAPQDTGQSQRVVLVSDGETFTAFRPDLNQYMQSPAKDFQGSDNNFWVGFSTLLFLSMPPETPALFQAGTASSETLFQTILQELQALDLSESKAKLAGQETVKFSLNNKTDNLVASIYLLPPQGRLKAIDFETESQGIKIQIQEIIQQRDCQASIPNSQFKFLSPPGSQQVKKVEISPF; translated from the coding sequence TTGTTCTCGCACCGTTTCTCCACCGCCCTATGCCTATTTTGTTGTGGGATCGCCATTCCCCTCCTTGCCCCTGTCGCAAAGGCCACTCCGGTTTACCTCAGTCGTAGTCCGGTTGATCTGAGCCTATTAAAAGCGGGGATTAAAACCTTTTGGCAAACACCGGCCTGTGTGACCCAATCCACTTTGACCATCAATGGTTCCAGCACAGGGGTTTCATTTACTGGTAAAGCAAATCTCCAGGCCCTGAGTCAACTTCCGAATCAATTTCGGGTAGAGGTGGAATTTGCCCCCCAAGATACCGGCCAAAGTCAGCGGGTCGTCTTGGTGTCCGATGGGGAAACCTTTACCGCCTTTCGCCCCGACTTAAACCAATACATGCAGTCCCCCGCAAAGGATTTCCAAGGCTCTGATAATAATTTTTGGGTGGGATTTTCCACGCTTCTGTTCTTGTCCATGCCCCCAGAGACTCCAGCACTGTTCCAGGCCGGGACTGCCTCCAGTGAAACTCTGTTTCAGACGATTTTGCAGGAACTTCAAGCCCTTGACCTGAGCGAAAGTAAGGCCAAACTTGCGGGTCAGGAAACCGTTAAATTTAGCTTAAATAACAAAACTGATAATTTAGTCGCCAGTATTTATCTGCTGCCGCCCCAGGGCCGGCTAAAAGCGATTGATTTTGAAACCGAAAGCCAGGGAATTAAAATTCAAATCCAGGAGATAATCCAGCAACGGGATTGTCAGGCATCCATTCCCAACAGTCAGTTTAAGTTTCTATCCCCACCGGGCAGTCAGCAGGTCAAGAAGGTTGAGATTAGTCCGTTTTAG
- a CDS encoding DUF4327 family protein, giving the protein MVQTLQYSLQLVQEEARCLVEKGVVSRQQPIYTLCQYVPVREWPLIEVELERCDFMLRDRIGDLLGGECWEND; this is encoded by the coding sequence ATGGTTCAAACATTACAATACTCCCTCCAGCTTGTTCAGGAAGAAGCCCGTTGCTTAGTTGAAAAAGGGGTCGTGAGTCGGCAACAACCTATCTATACGCTCTGTCAGTACGTCCCCGTGCGGGAATGGCCCTTGATTGAAGTTGAGCTTGAGCGATGTGACTTTATGCTCCGAGATCGCATTGGTGATCTGTTGGGGGGTGAATGTTGGGAAAATGATTAA